In Gossypium raimondii isolate GPD5lz chromosome 12, ASM2569854v1, whole genome shotgun sequence, a single window of DNA contains:
- the LOC105762581 gene encoding chloride channel protein CLC-c — MQKLDSSMMDFEERLEIDDFESEVMERIYSKPLLIKRVNTTSQIAIVGANVCPVESLDYEVPENELVNEDWRSRRTVQIVQYILLKWAFALIIGLSTGLVGIFNNIAVENIAGFKLLLTTELMLKHKYFKAFAAYAGCNLGLATSAAALCAFIAPAAAGSGIPEVKAYLNGVDAYSILAPSTLFVKIFGSIFGVAAGFVVGKEGPMVHTGSCIASLIGQGGSRKYHLTWRWLRYFKNDRDRRDLITCGAAAGVAAAFRAPVGGVLFALEEAASWWRSALLWRTFFTTAVVAIVLRGFIQLCSTGTCGLFGQGGLIMYDISAAKVVYSTPDILAVILLGVIGGILGSLYNYLVDKVLRTYSIINERGAAVKILLVIMISLLTSICSYGLPWLATCIPCPADASTSCPNTDVSGNYKSFQCPPGHYNDLASLFLNTNDDAIRNLLSTNTVKEFHISSLFIFFVAVYCLGIITYGIAIPSGLFIPVILAGSCYGRLVGRLFEPISKLDVGLFSLLGAASFLGGTMRMTVSLCVILLELTNDLLMLPLVMLVLLISKTMGDMFNKGVYDQIVKLKGLPYMEAHPEPYMKHLIARDVVTGPLITFSGVEKVGNILHALKNTGHNGFPVIDEPPFSDAPELCGLVLRSKLLVLLKGKAFSKDRVLAGNKVLRKISELDFAKAGSGKGLKLEDLDIQEEEWDMYVDLHPIANTSPYTVVETMSLAKAAVLFRELGLRHMCVVPKSQGRPPIVGILTRHDFQPEHILGLYPHIRFQQ; from the exons ATGCAGAAGCTTGATAGTAGTATGATGGACTTTGAAGAGAGACTAGagattgatgattttgaaagcGAAGTTATGGAGAGGATTTACAGTAAACCGCTTTTGATTAAGAGAGTGAACACCACATCCCAGATCGCTATTGTGGGTGCTAATGTTTGCCCCGTTGAGAGCCTTGATTATGA GGTTCCAGAAAATGAATTAGTGAATGAGGATTGGCGGTCAAGGAGGACGGTTCAAATAGTTCAGTATATTCTGCTTAAGTGGGCCTTTGCACTTATTATAGGGCTAAGCACTGGCTTAGTTGGCATCTTTAACAATATAGCAGTTGAGAATATTGCTGGATTCAAGCTGCTGCTCACCACAGAACTCATGCTGAAGCACAA ATATTTCAAGGCTTTTGCAGCATATGCTGGCTGTAATTTAGGTCTGGCAACATCAGCTGCAGCTCTTTGTGCTTTTATTGCTCCAGCAGCGGCGGGTTCTGGTATTCCCGAAGTGAAAGCGTACCTGAATGGTGTGGATGCTTATTCCATATTGGCTCCAAGTACTCTTTTTGTAAAG atttttggttcaatttttgGGGTGGCTGCTGGATTTGTTGTTGGCAAAGAAGGGCCTATGGTTCACACAGGTTCTTGCATAGCTTCTTTGATTGGGCAAGGAGGTTCCCGTAAATACCATTTGACTTGGAGATGGCTTAGATATTTCAAAAATGATCGTGACAGGAGAGACTTAATAACCTGTGGAGCTGCTGCTGGTGTGGCTGCTGCCTTTCGTGCTCCTGTTGGTGGTGTCCTCTTTGCTCTTGAAGAGGCAGCTTCATG GTGGAGGAGTGCTCTTCTTTGGAGAACCTTTTTCACAACAGCTGTAGTTGCTATAGTTTTGAGAGGTTTCATACAATTGTGCTCTACTGGAACTTGTGGGTTGTTTGGGCAAGGAGGACTGATTATGTATGATATCAGTGCTGCCAAAGTTGTATATAGCACTCCAGATATACTGGCTGTGATACTTCTAGGGGTCATTGGAGGAATCCTTGGAAGCCTATATAACTATCTTGTGGATAAGGTCCTTCGCACCTACAGCATCATCAATGA AAGAGGAGCTGCTGTTAAGATCTTACTTGTTATTATGATCTCCCTGTTAACATCAATCTGTTCTTACGGCTTGCCGTGGTTGGCTACATGCATCCCCTGCCCCGCCGATGCATCTACAAGTTGCCCCAACACTGATGTATCTGGCAACTACAAGAGCTTCCAGTGTCCACCTGGTCATTACAATGACCTGGCTTCACTGTTTCTAAACACTAATGATGATGCTATTCGCAACCTATTGAGTACCAATACAGTGAAAGAATTTCATATCTCCTCTCTTTTCATCTTCTTTGTTGCTGTTTACTGCCTTGGCATTATCACTTATGGCATAGCTATCCCCTCTGGGCTCTTCATCCCTGTCATATTGGCTGGATCTTGCTATGGCCGCCTTGTTGGTAGACTATTTGAACCAATCTCTAAACTTGATGTTGGGCTCTTTTCTCTCCTTGGTGCAGCTTCATTTCTTGGTGGCACTATGAGAATGACAGTTTCCCTATGTGTTATACTGCTTGAGCTCACTAATGATTTATTGATGCTTCCCCTTGTAATGTTGGTTCTCCTTATCTCAAAAACCATGGGTGATATGTTCAACAAGGGTGTGTACGACCAAATAGTAAAACTAAAAGGATTGCCGTACATGGAGGCTCATCCAGAACCTTACATGAAACATTTAATAGCTCGGGATGTTGTTACTGGTCCTTTGATCACCTTTTCTGGTGTTGAAAAGGTGGGAAACATTCTACATGCATTGAAAAATACAGGACATAATGGGTTCCCTGTGATTGATGAACCACCATTTTCAGATGCACCTGAATTGTGCGGCCTTGTTCTAAGATCTAAGTTGCTTGTTTTGCTTAAGGGAAAGGCTTTTTCAAAGGACAGGGTACTCGCGGGCAACAAGGTTTTACGTAAAATTTCTGAACTAGACTTTGCCAAGGCTGGGTCAGGAAAGGGACTCAAACTAGAGGACCTAGACATTCAAGAGGAGGAGTGGGACATGTATGTTGATCTCCATCCTATCGCCAATACATCACCATACACCGTTGTTGAGACCATGTCACTCGCCAAAGCTGCAGTTCTCTTCCGTGAACTTGGTCTTCGCCACATGTGTGTTGTACCAAAGAGTCAGGGG AGACCTCCAATTGTCGGAATCTTGACAAGGCATGACTTCCAGCCAGAGCATATTCTAGGACTGTACCCTCACATCAGGTTCCAACAGTGA
- the LOC105762583 gene encoding cysteine protease ATG4 isoform X1 translates to MKGFHERNDSLNCSSKASIDSSPTPGTGSEPGPNDSKFSKTSLWSNFFASAFSVFDTYSESSSSSACERKSSFSKTNGWTAAVKRVVSGGSMRRIHERVLGPSKIGISSSTSDIWLLGLCYKISQESSGDVDATSALAAFKQDFSSRILMTYRKGFDAIGETKITSDASWGCMLRSSQMLVAQALLFHRLGRSWRKPSQKPFDLAYIEILHQFGDSEASAFSIHNLVEAGKNYGLAAGSWVGPYAMCRSWESLARSKREEIDLECQLLPMAVYVVSGDEDGERGGAPVVCIEDASRHCFEFSRHQADWTPILLLVPLVLGLDKVNPRYIPSLQATFTFPQCLGILGGKPGASTYIVGIQEENVFYLDPHDVQPVVNLSTENLEADTSSYHCNIIRYIPLESLDPSLAIGFFCRDKDDFDDFCFRASKLADESNGAPLFTVAQTHSVFKPINHGDTMANAGGDRMDDSVRVLPTGDVDGNSHEDDWQFL, encoded by the exons ATGAAGGGTTTTCATGAGAGGAATGATTCTCTGAATTGCTCTTCTAAAGCTTCTATTGATAGCTCACCTACCCCTGGAACTGGATCAGAACCAGGTCCCAACGACTCTAAGTTCTCAAAGACTTCTCTCTGGTCAAATTTCTTTGCTTCTGCTTTCTCAGTATTTGACACATACAGTGAGTCGTCTTCATCTTCGGCTTGTGAAAGGAAgtcctcattttctaaaaccaatGGGTGGACAGCAGCTGTGAAGAGGGTTGTCTCCGGTGGCTCAATGAGGAGAATTCACGAGCGTGTTTTAGGGCCGAGCAAGATTGGAATATCTAGCTCAACTAGCGACATATGGCTTCTAGGTCTCTGCTATAAAATTTCACAGGAGTCCTCTGGAGATGTGGATGCCACCAGTGCATTAGCTGCATTCAAACAAGACTTTTCATCACGAATATTGATGACATATCGTAAAG GTTTTGATGCTATTGGCGAGACAAAAATCACAAGTGATGCCAGTTGGGGTTGCATGCTTAGAAGTAGCCAGATGCTTGTTGCACAG GCATTGCTTTTTCATAGATTGGGGAGATCTTGGCGAAAACCTTCACAaaag CCATTTGACCTAGCATATATTGAGATTTTGCATCAGTTTGGTGATTCTGAGGCCTCAGCTTTCTCCATTCATAATCTTGTTGAAGCTGGAAAGAATTATGGACTTGCTGCTGGGTCATGGGTAGGCCCATATGCCATGTGTCGCTCATGGGAATCTCTTGCTCGCAGTAAGAGGGAGGAAATTGACCTTGAATGCCAGTTACTTCCTATGGCTGTTTATGTTGTTTCTGGTGATGAAGATGGTGAGAGAGGAGGAGCTCCAGTTGTCTGCATTGAAGATGCTTCTAGACattgttttgaattttcacGACACCAAGCTGACTGGACACCTATTCTTTTGCTTGTACCCTTGGTTCTTGGACTTGACAAAGTAAATCCCAG GTATATTCCATCGCTGCAAGCAACATTCACCTTTCCGCAGTGCCTTGGCATTTTGGGTGGGAAACCTGGTGCCTCAACTTACATTGTTGGCATTCAAGAAGAAAATGTTTTCTACCTTGATCCACATGATGTTCAGCCG GTAGTTAATCTGAGTACGGAAAATCTGGAGGCTGATACATCATCTTATCACTGCAA TATTATACGATACATTCCTCTGGAGTCACTTGATCCATCCTTGGCAATTGGATTTTTCTGCCGAGACAAAG ATGATTTCGATGATTTTTGTTTCCGGGCATCCAAACTAGCTGATGAATCGAATGGTGCTCCCTTGTTCACTGTTGCTCAAACTCATAGTGTTTTTAAGCCTATTAACCACGGTGATACTATGGCTAATGCCGGTGGTGATCGAATGGATGATTCCGTTCGTGTACTGCCTACAGGTGACGTGGATGGCAACAGTCATGAGGATGACTGGCAGTTCCTTTGA
- the LOC105762583 gene encoding cysteine protease ATG4 isoform X2, which yields MKGFHERNDSLNCSSKASIDSSPTPGTGSEPGPNDSKFSKTSLWSNFFASAFSVFDTYSESSSSSACERKSSFSKTNGWTAAVKRVVSGGSMRRIHERVLGPSKIGISSSTSDIWLLGLCYKISQESSGDVDATSALAAFKQDFSSRILMTYRKGFDAIGETKITSDASWGCMLRSSQMLVAQALLFHRLGRSWRKPSQKPFDLAYIEILHQFGDSEASAFSIHNLVEAGKNYGLAAGSWVGPYAMCRSWESLARSKREEIDLECQLLPMAVYVVSGDEDGERGGAPVVCIEDASRHCFEFSRHQADWTPILLLVPLVLGLDKVNPRYIPSLQATFTFPQCLGILGGKPGASTYIVGIQEENVFYLDPHDVQPVVNLSTENLEADTSSYHCNIIRYIPLESLDPSLAIGFFCRDKGFLVNLMISMIFVSGHPN from the exons ATGAAGGGTTTTCATGAGAGGAATGATTCTCTGAATTGCTCTTCTAAAGCTTCTATTGATAGCTCACCTACCCCTGGAACTGGATCAGAACCAGGTCCCAACGACTCTAAGTTCTCAAAGACTTCTCTCTGGTCAAATTTCTTTGCTTCTGCTTTCTCAGTATTTGACACATACAGTGAGTCGTCTTCATCTTCGGCTTGTGAAAGGAAgtcctcattttctaaaaccaatGGGTGGACAGCAGCTGTGAAGAGGGTTGTCTCCGGTGGCTCAATGAGGAGAATTCACGAGCGTGTTTTAGGGCCGAGCAAGATTGGAATATCTAGCTCAACTAGCGACATATGGCTTCTAGGTCTCTGCTATAAAATTTCACAGGAGTCCTCTGGAGATGTGGATGCCACCAGTGCATTAGCTGCATTCAAACAAGACTTTTCATCACGAATATTGATGACATATCGTAAAG GTTTTGATGCTATTGGCGAGACAAAAATCACAAGTGATGCCAGTTGGGGTTGCATGCTTAGAAGTAGCCAGATGCTTGTTGCACAG GCATTGCTTTTTCATAGATTGGGGAGATCTTGGCGAAAACCTTCACAaaag CCATTTGACCTAGCATATATTGAGATTTTGCATCAGTTTGGTGATTCTGAGGCCTCAGCTTTCTCCATTCATAATCTTGTTGAAGCTGGAAAGAATTATGGACTTGCTGCTGGGTCATGGGTAGGCCCATATGCCATGTGTCGCTCATGGGAATCTCTTGCTCGCAGTAAGAGGGAGGAAATTGACCTTGAATGCCAGTTACTTCCTATGGCTGTTTATGTTGTTTCTGGTGATGAAGATGGTGAGAGAGGAGGAGCTCCAGTTGTCTGCATTGAAGATGCTTCTAGACattgttttgaattttcacGACACCAAGCTGACTGGACACCTATTCTTTTGCTTGTACCCTTGGTTCTTGGACTTGACAAAGTAAATCCCAG GTATATTCCATCGCTGCAAGCAACATTCACCTTTCCGCAGTGCCTTGGCATTTTGGGTGGGAAACCTGGTGCCTCAACTTACATTGTTGGCATTCAAGAAGAAAATGTTTTCTACCTTGATCCACATGATGTTCAGCCG GTAGTTAATCTGAGTACGGAAAATCTGGAGGCTGATACATCATCTTATCACTGCAA TATTATACGATACATTCCTCTGGAGTCACTTGATCCATCCTTGGCAATTGGATTTTTCTGCCGAGACAAAGGTTTTCTTGTTAATCTT ATGATTTCGATGATTTTTGTTTCCGGGCATCCAAACTAG
- the LOC105762582 gene encoding uncharacterized protein LOC105762582, protein MAPPAAAGGGGGGGGGQQPRQQQQQNGFGQTITGIIRIAVFWYFASKFFSPKKPTDPSNLISNLFQKGEPLDMWLYLSEHEKFNDFGNEASLVWHETNIPYVTWGPESTRTLSLKYYPSQALKNNGSLYAHVFFARSGYPPDPNDPEFQPQATFGRTHSVVAYLPKSRSDKRKSLLGNTKEGEAVESVAMVADDAETDSKDDGPDEWIAYWKPNITINLVEDFTRYGHNAVPPNIAPYLNIEPSTGNYYPTIFFNEFWLLRDKLIAINESVTELPLNLEVGPISMMKWQLFLQIDQSFQIHRSYGSMLEGEADELKRVFLEGNPYLLVITMVVSLLHSVFDFLAFKNDIQFWNKNKSMEGLSAKSVVVSFLCQLVVFLYLLDNETSWMILASSGIGVCIEFWKIGKAMHIEIDRSGRIPMLRFRDRDSYASNKTKEYDDIAMKYLSYVLFFLVACFSVYSLMYERHKSWSSWILSSLTSCVYMFGFIMMCPQLFINYKLKSVAHLPWRQMTYKFLNTIIDDLFAFVIKMPTLHRLSVFRDDLIFLIYLYQRWVYPVDKKRINEFGFGGEDEHGQTSAIADQDDKKTN, encoded by the exons ATGGCGCCGCCAGCAGCAGCGGgcggaggaggaggaggaggaggaggacagcAGCCGCGACAGCAGCAGCAACAAAATGGATTTGGACAGACCATAACTGGAATTATTAGGATCGCCGTGTTTTGGTACTTTGCTTCCAAATTCTTTTCTCCAAAAAAGCCTACCGATCCCTCTAACCTCATCTCCAATCTCTTCCAGAAGGGCGAACCCCTG GATATGTGGCTTTATCTTTCTGAGCATGAAAAGTTCAATGATTTTGGAAACGAAGCTTCTCTTGTATGGCATGAAACTAACATTCCTTATGTCACTTGGGGTCCTGAAAGTACCCGTACTCTTTCTTTGAAATACTATCCTTCCCAG GCCTTGAAAAACAATGGCAGTCTTTATGCCCACGTTTTCTTTGCACGCTCTGGTTACCCTCCAGATCCTAATGACCCTGAATTCCAGCCTCAAGCTACCTTTGGGAGGACTCACT CTGTTGTGGCATACTTACCCAAGTCAAGATCAGATAAGAGGAAAAGTCTTCTTGGAAACACCAAAGAAGGGGAAGCAGTTGAATCTGTGGCTATG GTGGCTGATGATGCTGAAACTGACTCTAAAGATGATGGCCCTGACGAGTGGATTGCTTATTGGAAACCAAATATCACCATTAACTTGGTTGAGGATTTCACACG ATATGGGCACAATGCTGTACCACCAAATATTGCTCCTT ACTTAAATATTGAGCCTAGTACAGGAAATTACTACCCGACCATCTTCTTCAACGAATTTTGGTTACTTAGAGATAAATTGATTGCAATTAATGAGTCGGTCACAGAGTTGCCATTAAATTTGGAGGTTGGCCCCATAAGCATGATGAAGTGGCAACTATTCCTGCAAATTGACCAATCATTCCAAATTCATCGTAGTTATGGAAGCATGCTTGAAGGCGAGGCAGATGAACTAAAg AGGGTCTTCTTAGAAGGAAATCCGTACTTGCTAGTGATCACCATGGTTGTTTCTCTGCTTCATTCTGTGTTTGATTTCCTGGCTttcaaaaatg ATATCCAATTTTGGAACAAAAATAAGTCTATGGAAGGACTGTCTGCAAAGTCTGTTGTAGTGAGCTTTCTGTGTCAGCTCGTTGTTTTCCTCTATTTACTTGATAATGAGACCTCATGGATGATACTGGCAAGTTCAGGAATTGGTGTCTGCATCGAATTTTGGAAAATAGGGAAAGCAATGCACATAGAG ATTGATAGAAGTGGAAGGATACCTATGTTGAGGTTTCGAGATCGCGATTCGTATGCAAGTAATAAAACTAAGGAATATGATGATATAGCGATGAAATATCTATCCTATGTGCTCTTCTTCCTTGTTGCATGTTTTTCTGTTTACTCTCTTATGTATGAGCGCCATAAGAGCTGGTCTTCCTGGATTCTCTCTTCACTCACTAGCTGTGTATACATGTTTG GTTTTATTATGATGTGCCCTCAACTTTTCATAAACTATAAGCTTAAGTCTGTAGCTCACTTACCCTGGAGGCAAATGACTTACAAGTTCCTCAACACTATCATTGATGATCTCTTTGCATTCGTCATAAAAATGCCAACACTTCATCGGCTTTCTGTCTTCCGTGATG atcttatatttttaatctacCTGTACCAGAGATGGGTATATCCTGTGGATAAGAAACGTATAAATGAATTTGGTTTTGGTGGTGAGGATGAGCATGGTCAGACGTCTGCCATTGCCGATCAAGATGACAAGAAAACCAATTGA